In one window of Chitinophagales bacterium DNA:
- a CDS encoding peptidoglycan DD-metalloendopeptidase family protein — protein sequence MRRIKYYYNPHSMRFEKLETPLRVRLLQLFGFIAASIVTGIIIVLIAFRYIDSPKEKLLRQENEDLKENYAVLMERAKQLELQMDELENRDNSVYRSIFEADPIPDSARVKEIEKKKEVKLVQSMGETELVKSMTAQLNELSMRVSYQTKSYVEIEDMVRNKEKLLAAIPAIQPVSNRDLNRIASGFGYRVDPVYKDTRMHKGLDFTAPIGTPIYATADGVVRESGFNTGGYGINVVIYHGYGYETLYAHMVRTKAKVGQRVKRGEVIGYVGNSGKSTGPHCHYEVHRNGVPVDPVYYFYNDLTPAQFDRLVKLAKASNQSMD from the coding sequence ATGCGGCGAATCAAATATTATTATAACCCACACTCCATGCGCTTCGAGAAGCTGGAAACCCCGCTTCGGGTGCGCCTGCTGCAGTTGTTTGGGTTTATTGCCGCTTCCATTGTTACAGGTATTATCATCGTACTAATTGCTTTCCGCTACATAGATTCTCCCAAGGAAAAATTGCTGAGGCAGGAAAATGAAGACCTGAAGGAAAATTATGCGGTTTTAATGGAGCGTGCCAAACAACTGGAATTGCAAATGGATGAGTTGGAGAATCGTGATAACAGTGTCTATCGCTCCATTTTTGAAGCAGACCCCATACCTGATAGCGCCCGCGTTAAGGAAATTGAGAAGAAGAAAGAGGTGAAGTTGGTGCAGTCTATGGGTGAAACAGAATTGGTCAAGAGCATGACTGCACAGCTGAATGAGCTGAGTATGCGTGTGTCTTACCAAACCAAGAGTTATGTAGAGATAGAGGATATGGTGCGCAACAAGGAAAAACTCTTAGCTGCCATCCCTGCTATTCAACCAGTAAGCAATCGTGATCTGAATAGAATTGCTTCCGGCTTCGGTTATCGTGTTGATCCGGTGTATAAGGATACCAGAATGCACAAGGGCTTGGATTTTACCGCGCCTATTGGTACACCTATATATGCCACCGCAGATGGCGTAGTGCGTGAATCTGGTTTCAATACGGGTGGTTATGGCATTAACGTAGTCATTTATCATGGCTATGGCTATGAAACATTGTATGCGCACATGGTGCGTACCAAGGCCAAAGTAGGGCAGCGGGTGAAAAGAGGCGAGGTAATAGGGTATGTGGGCAATAGTGGTAAGAGTACGGGCCCGCATTGCCATTATGAAGTGCATAGAAATGGTGTACCAGTTGATCCTGTCTATTATTTCTACAATGACCTCACACCGGCGCAGTTCGATAGATTGGTGAAATTGGCTAAAGCCAGCAACCAAAGCATGGATTAA
- a CDS encoding prohibitin family protein, which yields MILMILGILLLVVAGAISKTREEFRKLANGLRIGSFIIIILGVLTSCIKQIDAGEIGVQSMFGKVKDEILTSGLNLVNPLVTVRSVDIRTQNYTMSGVHDEGNQSGDDAIRVLTSDGLEVVIDLTVLYRVTGSEAPRIVRETGLDYKDKIVRPLTRTKIRDNAVYYTAIDLYSNKRDQFQTRIFKSIEEDFKKRGLILEQLLVRNITLPENVKKSIEEKIKAEQEAQKMEFVLQKEKQEAERKRVEAQGIADYQRIINTGLTDKQIEYEQIKALKEIATSQNAKVLIMGNSKTPVIIDSKSNK from the coding sequence ATGATACTCATGATTTTGGGCATTCTGTTGCTGGTTGTAGCAGGCGCCATTTCAAAGACAAGGGAAGAATTTCGCAAGCTGGCTAATGGGTTGCGGATTGGCTCTTTTATCATCATTATACTTGGCGTACTTACTTCTTGTATCAAACAAATTGATGCAGGTGAAATAGGCGTACAGTCAATGTTTGGTAAAGTAAAAGATGAGATCCTCACCAGCGGCTTAAATCTTGTAAACCCGCTCGTTACAGTGCGTTCTGTTGACATCAGAACACAGAATTATACAATGAGTGGTGTACATGATGAAGGCAATCAGTCTGGGGATGACGCTATTCGTGTACTCACTTCTGATGGTTTGGAAGTAGTGATAGACCTAACGGTTCTTTATCGTGTTACCGGCTCCGAAGCACCAAGAATTGTACGTGAAACAGGTCTTGATTATAAAGACAAAATTGTACGCCCCCTAACGAGAACCAAAATTCGCGATAACGCAGTGTACTATACCGCCATTGATTTGTATTCAAACAAGCGCGACCAGTTTCAAACACGTATTTTCAAAAGTATTGAAGAAGACTTCAAAAAACGTGGCTTAATTCTGGAGCAATTGCTGGTAAGAAATATTACCCTTCCAGAAAACGTGAAGAAGTCCATCGAAGAAAAAATCAAGGCAGAACAAGAAGCACAGAAAATGGAATTCGTTCTGCAAAAAGAGAAGCAGGAAGCAGAACGTAAGCGCGTGGAAGCGCAAGGTATTGCCGACTATCAGCGCATCATCAATACCGGCTTAACCGATAAGCAGATTGAATATGAACAAATCAAGGCTTTAAAAGAAATCGCAACTTCTCAAAACGCAAAAGTTTTGATCATGGGCAATAGCAAAACACCTGTGATTATTGACAGTAAGTCAAATAAATAA
- a CDS encoding PDZ domain-containing protein, which yields MKKYLFAALLLTGFSAIAQEAKEEKMKEKPLVKKEKKVVVEVDGDKVTINGKPAEEWDEKEIRIMKERIPMIRMGKGFPFEAELLNDKVNKAVLGVMSEKAEKGARIVEVSKESAAEKAGLKNGDIITKVGDKTVADSDALYEAIGKYNPGDKVSISYLRDGKEQTANAVLGKRSPVMERRFNFNGKDFDLDMDGIMENFRMPNGIPEPRVIMEGRMNRPKAGIQIEDLESGKGVKVLEVQPETPAAKAGLKKDDIITKVGDTDINSVDDLREILLKTKEGDNLKLSLQRDGKNQSAELRFPKKLKKATL from the coding sequence ATGAAAAAATATTTGTTTGCAGCCCTCCTCCTAACTGGCTTCAGCGCTATCGCACAAGAAGCAAAAGAGGAAAAGATGAAAGAGAAACCTCTGGTAAAGAAGGAGAAAAAGGTAGTGGTAGAAGTAGATGGAGATAAAGTTACCATCAATGGCAAACCAGCAGAAGAATGGGATGAAAAGGAAATTCGTATCATGAAAGAACGTATTCCCATGATCCGCATGGGCAAGGGCTTTCCTTTTGAAGCTGAGTTGTTGAACGATAAAGTAAATAAAGCTGTGCTAGGTGTGATGAGTGAGAAAGCAGAGAAAGGTGCACGCATTGTAGAAGTAAGTAAGGAAAGTGCAGCTGAGAAAGCAGGCTTGAAGAATGGAGATATCATCACCAAAGTGGGTGATAAAACTGTTGCAGACAGTGATGCTTTGTACGAAGCCATTGGCAAATACAACCCAGGAGATAAAGTAAGCATCAGCTATTTGCGTGATGGCAAAGAGCAAACTGCCAATGCAGTACTTGGCAAACGCAGTCCGGTAATGGAACGCAGATTTAACTTCAACGGAAAAGACTTTGACCTGGATATGGACGGTATCATGGAAAACTTCCGCATGCCGAACGGGATTCCTGAGCCGCGTGTAATCATGGAAGGCAGAATGAATCGCCCAAAAGCTGGTATTCAGATTGAAGACCTAGAAAGTGGAAAGGGTGTTAAAGTATTGGAAGTACAACCGGAAACACCTGCCGCAAAAGCGGGATTAAAAAAGGATGATATCATCACCAAAGTAGGTGATACCGATATCAATTCGGTGGATGATCTGCGCGAAATTCTCCTCAAGACCAAGGAAGGAGACAACCTGAAACTCAGTCTGCAACGTGATGGTAAAAACCAGTCTGCAGAACTGCGCTTCCCGAAAAAATTGAAGAAAGCGACTCTATAA
- the alaS gene encoding alanine--tRNA ligase, producing the protein MTSSEIRQQFLDFFASKAHQIVPSAPIVVKNDPTLLFTNAGMNQFKDYFLGNKEPQSRRIADTQKCLRVSGKHNDLEEVGVDTYHHTMFEMLGNWSFGDYFKTEAIAWSWELLTEVYKLDKDRLYVTIFEGDEKEGLPRDTEAFNEWKKVIAEDRILLGNKKDNFWEMGDTGPCGPCTEIHVDCRSNEERAAVDGKTLVNNDHPQVIEIWNNVFIQFNRLKDGSLEQLPAKHVDTGMGFERLARVIQGKQSNYDTDVFSGTIHETEKISGLKYENTDSKRDVAFRVIADHIRAIAFTIADGQLPSNTGAGYVIRRILRRAVRYYFSYLDYKQPLLHQLMPLLAEQFAQVFPELKHQLDFVSKVVKEEEEAFLRTLGKGIEKFNAYASKLNAFVTEAKDSKENEGVAKELIDMRDKYTNAINKKIIAGDFAFELNDTYGFPIDLTNLMAQEIGWTVDMAGYEVALKQQKDRSRAATAIDTDDWVVVNDAAGKGFVGYEDILVHTHVQRYRKVTAKGKQQFQLVLATTPFYPEGGGQQGDTGMLDFGGEQIAVTDTRKENDLIIHFVNQLPSNIDTPVKAQVNTEQRLNTMYNHTATHLMHAALRQVLGKHVAQKGSLVNDAYLRFDFSHFAKMTDEEIREVEVIVNNKIRENIPVVIKQMPKEEAINMGAMALFGEKYADTVRVVIIDPNYSIELCGGTHVGHTGMIGLFIIQSEAAVAAGVRRIEAVTGPAAFNFLLTQFTHVKEIGSLLKAKEPLKAVEKLLQEKTALEKKVEKLEALQLQAVQKELLANIQTINGKQFLGAQVEVSSADALKKLAYDLRLQADVVVVVANIAEKASVAISVSDAASANIDAGKLIKEKVAPLIKGGGGGQKTLATAGGQDGSQLAAVIQAIQETL; encoded by the coding sequence ATGACCAGCAGTGAGATACGCCAGCAGTTTCTGGATTTTTTTGCTTCGAAAGCACACCAGATTGTTCCTTCAGCACCCATCGTGGTAAAGAACGACCCCACCCTGCTTTTTACCAATGCAGGGATGAACCAGTTCAAGGATTATTTTCTTGGCAATAAAGAACCCCAGAGCCGTCGCATTGCCGATACCCAAAAATGTTTGCGGGTAAGTGGTAAGCACAATGATCTGGAAGAAGTAGGTGTAGATACTTACCACCACACCATGTTTGAAATGCTGGGTAACTGGAGCTTTGGCGATTATTTTAAAACAGAAGCGATTGCCTGGAGCTGGGAACTGCTGACTGAAGTATACAAATTGGATAAAGACCGTTTGTACGTAACCATTTTTGAAGGCGATGAGAAAGAAGGTTTGCCCCGTGATACAGAAGCCTTTAATGAATGGAAAAAAGTAATTGCTGAAGACCGCATTCTCTTAGGCAATAAGAAAGATAATTTCTGGGAAATGGGCGATACCGGACCATGCGGACCATGTACAGAAATTCATGTGGATTGTCGCTCCAACGAAGAGCGCGCAGCTGTAGATGGCAAAACACTGGTGAACAATGACCATCCTCAAGTAATTGAAATCTGGAACAATGTATTCATCCAGTTTAACAGATTGAAAGATGGCAGCCTGGAACAATTGCCTGCAAAGCACGTGGATACGGGTATGGGCTTTGAGCGTTTGGCACGTGTGATTCAAGGTAAGCAGAGTAATTACGATACAGATGTGTTTAGCGGCACGATTCACGAAACAGAAAAAATCAGCGGACTCAAATACGAGAATACAGACAGCAAGCGCGATGTAGCTTTCCGCGTAATTGCCGATCATATTCGCGCGATTGCGTTTACGATTGCAGACGGACAGCTGCCTTCCAATACCGGTGCCGGTTATGTGATCAGAAGAATTCTGCGCAGAGCCGTGCGTTACTATTTCTCTTACTTAGATTATAAGCAACCGCTGCTGCACCAGCTCATGCCTTTATTGGCAGAGCAGTTTGCGCAAGTATTCCCTGAGTTGAAACATCAACTGGATTTTGTTAGCAAAGTAGTGAAGGAAGAAGAAGAAGCTTTTCTACGTACGCTTGGTAAAGGCATTGAAAAATTCAACGCATACGCATCGAAACTTAATGCGTTTGTAACTGAAGCAAAAGACTCAAAGGAGAACGAAGGTGTTGCGAAAGAATTGATTGACATGCGTGATAAGTACACAAATGCAATCAATAAGAAAATCATTGCAGGTGATTTCGCATTTGAATTAAATGATACATATGGCTTTCCAATTGACTTGACCAATTTGATGGCCCAGGAAATTGGATGGACAGTTGATATGGCTGGTTATGAAGTAGCATTAAAGCAACAGAAAGACCGTTCACGCGCAGCTACAGCCATTGATACAGACGACTGGGTTGTGGTGAATGATGCAGCAGGTAAGGGTTTTGTAGGATATGAAGATATTTTGGTGCACACCCATGTACAGCGTTACAGAAAAGTAACCGCCAAGGGCAAACAACAATTCCAATTGGTATTGGCAACAACACCATTCTATCCGGAAGGTGGTGGTCAGCAGGGTGATACAGGTATGCTGGATTTTGGTGGCGAGCAGATTGCAGTTACCGATACACGAAAAGAGAACGACCTCATCATTCATTTCGTGAATCAACTGCCTTCCAATATTGATACACCTGTGAAAGCTCAGGTGAATACAGAACAGCGCCTCAACACCATGTATAACCATACGGCTACCCACCTAATGCATGCTGCATTAAGACAGGTATTGGGAAAGCATGTGGCGCAAAAAGGTTCATTGGTGAATGATGCTTACCTGCGTTTCGATTTCTCTCACTTTGCAAAGATGACAGACGAAGAAATTCGCGAAGTTGAAGTGATCGTGAACAACAAGATTCGTGAGAATATTCCGGTTGTGATCAAACAAATGCCGAAGGAAGAAGCCATCAATATGGGCGCTATGGCTTTGTTTGGAGAGAAATATGCAGACACCGTTCGTGTGGTCATCATCGACCCCAATTATTCTATTGAATTGTGTGGTGGAACCCACGTTGGTCATACAGGTATGATTGGATTATTCATCATCCAATCAGAAGCTGCTGTTGCTGCAGGCGTAAGGCGTATTGAAGCTGTAACCGGACCCGCTGCATTCAATTTCCTGCTCACCCAGTTTACGCATGTGAAGGAAATCGGTTCATTACTAAAAGCCAAAGAACCGCTGAAAGCAGTAGAAAAACTTTTGCAGGAGAAAACAGCATTAGAGAAAAAAGTAGAGAAATTAGAAGCACTCCAACTACAAGCAGTACAAAAAGAACTACTGGCCAATATTCAAACCATCAATGGCAAACAATTCTTAGGAGCACAGGTGGAAGTGAGTAGTGCAGACGCATTGAAGAAACTAGCCTATGATCTGAGACTTCAAGCTGATGTGGTGGTGGTGGTAGCCAATATTGCTGAAAAAGCTTCTGTAGCCATCAGCGTATCAGATGCTGCTAGCGCCAATATTGATGCTGGCAAACTCATTAAGGAGAAAGTAGCACCCCTGATAAAGGGTGGCGGTGGCGGACAGAAAACCCTGGCCACAGCAGGCGGACAAGACGGTTCTCAGCTTGCAGCCGTTATCCAAGCCATTCAGGAAACACTTTAA